The Rhododendron vialii isolate Sample 1 chromosome 6a, ASM3025357v1 genome includes a window with the following:
- the LOC131331097 gene encoding probable E3 ubiquitin-protein ligase ARI1 isoform X4: MRASKPSQASQQSHHQTTLEFATFSDCLIQVITEDSLLAVQMDDLERVMDLLSLKEQHARTLLMHYRWDVDKVFAVFVDKGEEWLFKEAGVMMEEHNDLSSGHSSSEDIRCDICMEDTPANGTTTMDCGHCFCNKCWTEHFIVKINEGQSRRIRCMAHRCNTICDEGKIRNLVCTRNPDLAKKFDRFLLESYIDDNKRVKWCPSVPQCGNAIRVENDKYCEVECDCGMQFCFSCSSEAHSPCSCLMWKLWMGKCQKESETVNWITAHTKSCPKCHKAVEKNGGCNLVRCVCGQPFCWLCGAATGAGHTGYSIEGHLCARYTKDKEKNLECARTYLWRFMHYHSRYKVHTASLEAEVHLKEKLKMKISKLETGEPALQDLSWVEKGIYTLFRSRRILSYSYPFAYYMFGHDLFQNEMTKETREIKQNLFEDQQQQIEAYVEKLSMVLEEPFKVYAKDEFAETRMKVICLSKVVDNLCRALYEYIENDLLGPLQQAIHIIAPY, encoded by the exons GTAATCACAGAAGATTCTCTTTTGGCTGTACAG ATGGATGACCTGGAAAGAGTAATGGACTTGCTGTCTTTGAAGGAACAGCATGCACGGACCTTGCTTATGCATTATCGCTGGGATGTCGATAAAGTCTTTGCCGTGTTTGTAGACAAAGGGGAAGAATGGTTGTTTAAGGAAGCTGGTGTGATGATGGAGGAGCATAATGACCTATCCTCGGGTCATTCTTCATCTGAAGACATACGGTGCGACATTTGCATGGAGGATACTCCTGCTAATGGGACAACTACAATGGACTGTGGACATTGTTTCTGCAACAAGT GTTGGACAGAGCACTTCATTGTGAAGATAAACGAGGGCCAGAGTAGACGCATTAGGTGCATGGCGCACAGGTGCAATACCATCTGTGATGAAGGGAAAATCAGAAACCTTGTGTGTACGAGGAATCCTGATCTGGCGAAAAAATTTGATCGTTTTCTCCTAGAATCTTATATTGACGATAACAAGAGGGTAAAATGGTGCCCTAGTGTTCCCCAATGCGGAAATGCGATACGTGTTGAGAATGATAAATATTGTGAGGTTGAATGTGACTGTGGTATGCAATTCTGTTTTAGTTGTTCATCAGAAGCACACTCACCTTGTTCATGTCTGATGTGGAAGCTTTGGATGGGCAAGTGCCAGAAAGAATCTGAGACGGTTAATTGGATTACAGCCCACACAAAATCCTGCCCTAAATGTCACAAAGCAGTGGAGAAGAATGGAGGATGCAACCTAGTACGTTGTGTATGTGGACAacctttttg tTGGCTGTGTGGTGCAGCCACAGGTGCAGGTCACACAGGGTACTCTATTGAAGGTCACCTTTGTGCCCGATATACAAAAGACAAGGAGAAAAATTTAGAGTGTGCCAGAACGTACCTGTGGCGTTTCATGCACTATCACAGTCGCTACAAAGTTCATACAGCTTCCTTGGAAGCTGAAGTtcatttgaaggaaaaattaaagATGAAGATTTCAAAATTGGAAACTGGAGAACCAGCATTGCAAGATCTCAGTTGGGTGGAAAAAGGAATCTACACACTCTTCCGATCAAGGCGGATTCTCTCTTATTCCTACCCATTTGCGTATTACATGTTTGGCCACGATCTCTTCCAGAATGAAATGACAAAGGAGACAAGGGAAATAAAACAGAACTTGTTTGAGGACCAGCAGCAACAAATTGAGGCATATGTCGAGAAGCTATCTATGGTTTTGGAAGAGCCATTTAAGGTGTATGCAAAGGATGAATTTGCAGAAACAAGAATGAAGGTCATTTGTTTGTCTAAAGTGGTGGATAACCTCTGCAGAGCACT GTATGAATACATTGAAAATGATTTGTTGGGCCCTCTCCAGCAAGCAATCCACATTATAGCCCCGTATTAA